The window CCTCGCGCACGAGGTCGTCGCGGCCGAGGTGCCGCCCTCGATCGAGGAGACGCTCTTCACCAACTGGGAGGCGCGCTCGAGGCTCGAGCACCGCCGCGTCGAGCAGGCGCGGCAGCGAGGCCGGGCGGGTGCTGGGGCCGCCCCGGCGTCCGTGCCGGTGCCGCCGCCCGGCTCGCCCGACGCGTGGCTCATCGTGCCCGTCGAGGCGCGGGGCACGCGCTGGGGGCACCTCATCGCGTTGCCGGGGCCGGCGCACGCCGCGGGTCGCACGAGCGTGCTCGAGCAGGGCGCGATCGCGCTCGCGCTCGGACGCCTCGCCGACGGCTCGAGCGACGAGTGGACGCGCATCGGTCGCCAGCGCCTGGTCGACGGCCTGCTCGCCGGGCGGTTCGCCGGGGTGGCCGGTGCCTCGGCCCGGGTCGAGGCGGCGGGCCTGCCGGTCGACGGCGCGGTGCTGTACGGCATCGTCGCCACGGGCGCTCCGGTCGCTGCCGGGGCGGCGGATGTCGCGGCGCGGGCGCTCGCCGGGCGCGCGATCGACGGTGCCGCGAACGCCGCCGGCGCTCCGGGCGGCGCACGGATCGTGCTGCTCTCGGTGCCGAAGGCGGTCAGCGATGCGCAGGTGCAGGCGTTCGGCCTGGCGCTCGTCGGGGGCGACACGTCGGCCGCCGACCGGCTCGTGCTCTCGATCGGCGCGGCCGGGGCAGGTCTCGAGGGCGCGCTGGGCTCGGTGCAGGAGGCCGCCGACCTGGCGCGTGGCCCCCGCGCCCGAGGTGCGCGCGGGCTCGTCGTGCGTCGCGCCGACGACCGCCCGCTCATCAGGCTGGTCACCTCGCTCCGCGACGACCACCGACTGCTGCAGCACAGCGAGCGCATGCTCGCGCCGCTCATCGAGTACGACCTGGCTCGCGACGGCGACCTGCTGAGCGTGCTCGGCGCGATGCTCGCGCACCCGGGCAACCGCACGGCCGCGGCCGGGGCGTCGCACCTGTCGCGGTCGGTCTTCTACCAGCGGCTCGCGCTCATCGGCGACCTGCTCGGGGTCGATCTCGACGACGGCGAGGTGCTGACGGCCCTGCACCTCGCGCTGCTCGTGCGGCGGAGCGCCGCGCGCTAGGCCGCCCGCCCGCGGCATCCGCATGCCATGCCGTGACGCCGGGCCGCGGCATCCGAAACCACCTTCACTTGCTATTGACAAGTGCACTTGCAAAGAGCAAGCTGGGTCGTACGAACACCCCAGACGACGCTCCTGAGGAGGAGATCATGACCGCGACCAGCATCTTCGTGAACTTTCCCACCACCGACCTCGATCGCGCGAAGGCGTTCTACGAGGCGCTCGGGTTCCGCATCAATCCCGACTTCACCGACGAGAACGCCGCGTGCGTCGTGCTCAGCGACACGATCTACTTCATGGTGCTGAAGCGCGAGTACCTCGCCACCTTCACCGACAAGCAGATCATCGACCCGAAGACGCACGCGCAGATGTCGATCGCCCTGAGCCGCGACTCGCGCGACGAGGTCGACGAGGTGCTCGCCAAGGGCCTCTCCGCCGGTGGCAGCGAGCCCCGCCCCGCCCAGGACCTCGGCTTCATGTACTCGCGCGACCTCGACGACCCCGACGGCAACAACCTCTCGTTCCTGTTCATGGAGCAGGCGGCCGCCGAGCAGGGCCCCGACGCCTACCTGGCCGAGCAGGGGGCTGATCAGCCGTCGGCCGCGACGGCGTAGCCGCCACCGCATGGCGACACGCGGCGCGCGCGGATACGGCCAGTACGGCGGAGCGGCGAGGGCGCTCGAGCGGGTCGGCGACCGATGGGCATTGCTCATCGTTCGCGACCTGCTCGTCGGCCCCCGACGCTACGGCGACCTGAAGGCCGGACTGCCCCGGATCCCCACCAACATCCTGAGCGACCGGCTCAAGGAGTTGCAGGAGGCCGGGGTGCTCCGGCGTGTGCCGACCGTTCGCGGCGGCTACGAGCTCACCCCGCTCGGCCGCGACCTCGAGCCCGTCATCACGGCCCTCGAGCGCTGGGGGTGGAGCGTGCTCGGCGCACCCGGCGACGACGAGACGGTCAGCGCCGACTCCCTCGCCTTCGCGCTGCGCGCCGCGTTCCGAGCGGATGCCGCGGCCGCCCTCCCGCCGACCGAGTACGTACTGCACGTGGGCCCCGTCTCCCTGTCGGCGATCGTCGTCGGCCGAACACTCGACGTCGTGCCCGTCGGTGCCGGAGCGCTGCCGCAGCCCCGCCGCCGCTCAGCGCTGGAGCCCGTGCCGTCGGGCGTGCTCGAACTCCTCGTGGAGCCGGGCGCCCTGCCCGGCCTGCTGTCGGGCGCGCCCGAGGGTGAGCGCGGGCTGACGGTCGTCGCGGGCGGCGACGAGTTGCTCGAGCGGTTCGGCACCACGTTCCGCATCGAACCGGCGACGCCGACGACGGATGCCGAGGGCGCCGTCGCTGCGTAGGCGGGCAGCCGTGCGCGTCGCGTCGATGCGAGCTGATGTTCGACGAAACCGGTCGAGGCGGTTGCTGTCGGCCTCCTGAGGAGGTTACGGCGCGACGTAGACCTTGCGCAGCAAGGTTACGGCGCGACGTAGACCTTGCGCAGCGTCTCGCGCACCGTCCACACGGTGCGCATGCCGGCCTCGAGCCGCACGACCGAACCCGGCGCCAGCTCGATCGACGGCAGCTCGGGCGACTCGAAGTCGACCGTCGCGTCACCCGCGAGCACCACGAACACCTCGTCGGCCTCGATGTCGCGCATCGCGCCGGGCGTCATCTCCCAGACGCCGACCGTGCGGGCATCGTCACGTGACCGGTCGAGCACCAGGTGGCCGGTGGCCGGGGAGCCCTCGACGAGTTGATCGGCCGAGACGGGTTCATGCGGCAGCAGGGCCGTCGCGGCATCCGTCACCGTCGCGGCATCGAGGCGGTCGGTCGGCGTCATGAGTCGAACCCCAATCCGAGGGCGTCGAGGGTCTTCAGGAGCAGGTTGCGACGGCCGCCGTCGTGGTCGGCCCGATCGAGCGACCAGCGGGTCGCATTGATGCCGATCGAGGCGGCGGGCTCGGGCGGGAACGGCAGCGGCCGCTTGCGCACCATCGCCAGCTGCGTGCGCTCGTTCTCGCGGCGCTCGAGCAGGTCGAGCATCGTCTCCGCGGCGAAGCGGGTCGACCCGACGCCGAGCCCGGTGAACCCGGCGGCGTAGGCCACCCGGTGGTCGCGGGCCGTGCCGAAGAACGCCGTGAACTGCGTGCTCGTGTCGATCGCGCCCGCCCACTGGTGGCTGAACTGCAGCCCCTCGAGCTGTGGGAACGTCGTGAAGAAGTGGCTCGCGAGCGTCTGCCACGTCTCGGGGCGTCGCTCGTAGCTGCTGCGCACCCGTCGCCCGTAGTGGTAGATCGCGTCGTACCCGCCGAACAGGATGCGGTTGTCCTTCGAGAGGCGGTAGTAGTGGAACTGGTTCGCCATGTCGCCGATGCCCTGGCGGTCGTTCCAGCCGATGTCGGCCAGCTGCTGCGGCGAGAGCGGCTCGGTCATGAGCACGTAGTCGTAGACCGGCACGGTCATGAGCCGGTTGCGCTTGAGCAGCGACGGGAACACGTTCGTGGCCAGCACTGCGTGCGTGGCGTCGACGCGGCCGCCCTCGGTGATCACGGAGACGGCGCCCGTCGAGCCCGGCGTCTCGAGGCGCTGCACGGGGGAGTGCTCGAAGACCTCGACACCGAGCTCCTCGGCCACGCGGGCGAGCTCGGACGCGAGCCTCGCGGGGTGCAGCATGCCGTTCGTGCGCTTCTCCCACACGCCGGCGAGGTAGGTCGGCGAGGCGACGGAGGCCTGCACCTCGCGCTCGTCGAGGAACACGACACTGTCGTCGCCCTCGGCGACCGCGTCGGCGTGCATCTCGCGCAACCACTCGACCTGGTGCTCCTCGATCGCCGGAGCCAGCTGCCCCGTGCGCTCGAAGTGGAAGTCGATGCCGAGCTCGGCCTCCGACGCCTCGATCGCGTCGAGGTTCTCGAGTCCGAGGCGCGTGAGGGTGGGCATCTCGTCGGGCCAGCGCGACATGCCGTTCTCGTGGCCGTGCGTGAGGCTCGCCTCGCAGAACCCGCCGTTGCGGCCGGAAGCGGCCCAGCCGATCGACTTCGCCTCGATGAGCACGACGCGAGCGTTCGGGTTGCGGCGCTTGGCGAGCACCGCGCTCCAGAGGCCCGTGTAGCCGCCGCCGACGACCACGAGGTCGGCGACCCGGGTGCCCGCGAGCTTCGGCCGCCCGCCCGTGGCGCCCTCGGGCAGGTCCTCGAGCCAGAAGACGGCATGACGGGTCGGCTTCAGTGCATGCTCGACGACGGATGCCGGGGGTCGGCGTCGTTCGAATACGGTCGTTCCCACGGGGTATCACTCCGATGCGGTTGTGTGGATCCATCCTCCCGCGCCGTGCGCGGGCGGCGCCAGTGGCCGCTGTCTCGACATCCGCTCGCCTCCGGACAGGCTGTGCCGCGGACCGGCCGCGCGGACCGGTCGGGGGTCGCCGGCAGGTCAGGCGCTCGGCGCGTGCGCCTCGAGGAACTGGAACACCTCGGTCTGGTCGACCCCGGGGAACGTGCCGGTCGGCAGCGCTGCGAGCAACGAGGTGGGCGTGCGCGCGGCCGGCCACGAGGCATCCGCCCACCGCTCTGCGAGCCCGGCCGGCGCCTGGCAGCACGACGGGTCGGGGCAGCGTGAAACCGCACGATGCGGTGTCTCGCGCCCGCGGAACCACTTGACATGCTCGAACGGCACGCCGACCGAGACCGAGTACTCGCCCTCCTTCGCCTTCTCGATGCGCGAGGTGCACCAGAACGTGCCCGATGACGTGTCGGTGTACTGGTACCAGGGGCTGAAGCGGTCCTCGACGTCGAACACCGTGCGGGCGGTCCAGTTGCGGCACATCGTGGTGCCCTCGATCGCGCCCAACGCGTCGGACGGGAACCGCACGCGGTCGTTCTCGTAGGCCTTGATGATGGTGCCCGACTCGTGCACCTTCGTGAAGTGCACGGGGATGTCGAGACGTGCCGTCGCGACGTTCGTGAACCGGTGCGCGGCGGTCTCGTAGGACACGGCGAACGCGTCGCGGAGGTCCTCCATCGAGATGCGGCGCAGGTTCTTCGCCTCGGTGAGGAAGCGCACGGTCGCCTGCTCGGGCAGGAGGATCGCGGCGGTGAGATAGTTCGTCTCGATGCGCTGCCGCAGGAACTCGGCATAGTCGCGCGGCTCGTGGTGCCCGAGCAGGTGCGAGGCGAGCGCCTGCAGGATCGGCGAGCGGGAGTCCCGCGACGGCGACTGCGCCGTCGGCAGGTAGACGCGCCCGTTGCGCTTGTCGGTCACCGACCGGGTCGAGTGCGGCAGGTCGCCCACATAGTGCAGCGAGTAGCCGAGGTGCCCGGCCATGTCGGCGACGAGCTGGTGCGAGACCGGTCCGCCCGTGTGGCCGACGGCCTCGAGCAGCTCGGCCGCCTTGGCCTCGAGCTCGGGGTAGAAGTTGTCGCGTGCGCGCATCTCGGCGCGCAGCTGGGCGTTGGCGCGACGCGCCTCCTCGGGCGTCGCCGCCCGCTCGCGGTGCAGTCGGTCGATCTCCTGGTGCAGCGCGAGGATCGTCGTGAGCGTCTGGTCGCTCATGCCCTTCGCGACCCGGAACGACGGAAGGCCCAGCGCCGCGAAGACCGGCCCGCGCTGGGCGCGTTCGACGGCGATCTCGAGCGCCGCGCGTTCGGACGGGGCATCCGTCTTCAGCAGCTCGTCGGCGGTGGTGCCGAGGGCGAGGGCGATCGTGCGGAGCATCGACAGGCGCGGCTCGCGCTTGCCGTTCTCGATCGCGCTGACCTGCGACGGCGCCCGCTCGATGGCGGCGGCGAGCTCGCCGAGCGTCATGCCTCGTGCGGTGCGACGCTCGCGGATGCGGCGGCCGAGCGTGAGCGCGTCGACCTCGGTGGTCGGCTCGGCGCCGGACTCGAGGCCGATCTCGGGGCGCCCGGTGCGCTCGACCACGACCGCCTGGCCTCCAGCGCGGGAGGCGGCGACGACGGGGCGGGTGCTGCGATCGGCGGTGATCATCTTTCGATGGTCACACGGGCGAGCGGATGCCGCAAACAGAACTCTTGCCGAATTTCTGCCGCGATGGCGGAAACCCGCGCTGATCCGCGCCGACCGGTGGATTCGGAACGGGAAGAAGTTCGGAGATTCCGTCGCAGTGCAGGAGATGCCGCGGGCGAGGCGCCGGCACGCGGCATCCGCTCTGCTGTTCGGCACGGCGACGACGGCCTCAGGCCGTGGCCGGCGCGGCCTCGGCGCCGAGCATCTCGAGGTAGTGCGTGTTCGTCATCACGCCGAGCACCGTGCCGAACGGGTCGATGACCGAGGCGGTGACGAAGCCGGGGCCGTGCTCGGTGATCGGCAGCAGCGGGGTCGCGCCGAGCTCGAGGAGCCGGGCGAGCGCGCCTTCGAGGTCGTCGGTGTGCCAGTGGATGATCGTGCCGCCGGTTCCGGAGGTGAGGCCGGCCGGGCTGTAGCGACGGTCGATGAAGCCGAGCTCCTGCTGGTGGTCGCCGATGCGGAACTCGACGTAGGCGGCCGTGCCGTCGGGGCCGGAGCGGGTGAAGTACGGCTCGATGCCGAGCACCTCGGCATACCAGGCGGCCGCGGCGGCGGGGTCCTCGACGTAGCAGTTGACGGTGGCGATGCCTCGCAGCATGATGACTCCTTCGGTGTGGAGCGACCCGGTGCCGCCCTGATGAATCCATACTGCTCCCGATAAGTGCTCACCTTCTGACTACTTTTCTGAGGAGAATGGAGACATGCGCGCAGACCGCCTCGTGGCCACCCTCCTCCTCATGCAGGCGCGCGGTCGCGTCACTGCGGCCGAGCTCGCCGAAGAGCTCGAGATCTCGGTCGCCACGGCACGGCGCGACCTCGAGGCGCTCTCGGCGGCGGGCATCCCCGTGTACCCCCAGGCCGGTCGCGGCGGCGGTTGGCAGTTGCTCGGCGAGGGCCGCACCGACCTCAGCGGTTTCACGGCATCCGAGGCACGTGCGCTGTTCCTGACCCTCGGCCCGCGTGCCGGCGAGAGCGAGGCGTCGCGATCGGCGCTCCGCAAGGTGATGCGCGCCCTGCCCGAGACCTTCCGGGCCGAGGCCGAGGCGGCGGCGGAGTCCGTCATCGTCGAGGCCGGCGGCTGGGGCGCGTCCGCCGTGCGCCCGGCCGCGGTCGCCGTGCTCCAGGCGGCCGTGCTCGAGCGGCGCGCGGTGCGGTTCGACTACGCCGCCTGGGGCAAGCCCGCGCGCTCGCGCACCGCGCATCCGCTCGGGCTGATCGACAAGGGCGGCACGTGGTACCTCATCGCCGAGCCGGTGCCGGATGCCGCGGGCGGCCGTGCAGGGGCGCGGGCGACGGAAGCCGCGGGCGGCCGTGACGACCACGGGCGCGCGCCCGAGACATCCGCAACCGCGTTGCGCAGTTACCGCGTGGATCGCCTGACGGACGCCGAGGCGCTCGACGAGCGGTTCGACCCGCCGGTCGGCTTCGACCTCGATGCGGCGTGGGCGGAGCTCAGCGCCGACGTCGGGCGGGCCCGCACGCGCGCGACCGCGACGGTGCTGGTCGACGCGGCGGTGCTCGACGAGTTCCGTGGATGGGTCGGGGGAACCGAGCTCGTCGACGGCGTCGCGCCCGACCCGACCGGGCGGGTGCTCGTGCGCGTCACGGCGCCGAGCGAGGAGGCGCTGGCCAGGCGGCTCTGCGCGTGGATCGAGGGCGCCGAGGTCGTCGAGCCCGATGGCGTGCGCCGGCGGCTCGCCGCGTTCGGCGCCCGCCTCGTCGAGGCCTACGGCCCGTCGGTCACGGCCGGCTGACGCGGCCTCAGGCCGAGGTGTCCGAGCCGAGCAGCTCGTCGACGCTCACGACCTCGGCGTAGCTGTCGCCGAGGGCGGCCATGAACGCCGCATGCACCTGGGCGGCGGGCACGACCTCGTCGCCGAACGTCAGGTCGGGGGCCGCGCACGCGTCGTGCGCGACGGTCACCGAGTAGCCGCGGTCGGCCGCGGCGCGAACGGTCGCGTCGATGCACATGCTCGACATCATGCCGACGATCACGACGCCGTCGGTGTCGGCGCCGGCCGCGCGCAGGCGCTCGTCGAGGTCCGTCTCGAGGAACGAGTTCGGGTGCGCCTTGACGACGACGGGCTCGCCCTCGGCGGGTGCGACGAGCGGATGGATCTCGACGCCGGCGGTGCCGGGCGCGAAGAACGCGGCATCCGGGGCATCCCACACGTGCTGCACGTGCACGACCGGCTGGCCCGCCTCGCGGTGCGACGCGAGCAGGCGGGCTGCGGCCGCGGCGGCGGCCTCGGGGCCGACGAGCGGATGCGCGCCGCCAGGGAAGTAGTCGTTCTGGATGTCGATGATGAGCAGGGTGCGAGTCACGCGAGTCACGCTAGCCCAACGGCGGCCGGCGCGGCACCGTCGGAGCGGCGTCCGTCAGGGGGATGGCGCCCGCCCTAGGCTGGCCGCATCCCGACCGAGCGGAGGCCGCCAGTGACCGAGGTCGACACGGTGCCCGAGCTCAGCCGGTGGCGACGCACGATGGTCTCCGACGGCACGCTGGCGGTCGAGTGCCTCGAACGCGGCGACGGCCCGGGCGTCATCCTGCTGCCCGAGATCCCGGGCATCATGCCGGGCACGATCGCGCTCGGCGACCTGCTCGTCGAACAGGGGTTCACCGTCGTGATGCCGTCGCTCTTCGGCGTTCCGGGGCGACGGCCGGGCAAGCTCGGCCAGGCCGCGGCCGTGGCGAAGCTCTGCGTCATGGCGGAGTTCCGCGCGTTCTCGCTCGACCTCAGAGGACCGGTGACCGACTTCCTCCGCCTCGTGGCCGCCGAGCTCGCCGCGCGCACCCCCGGTCGCGGCGTCGGCATGGTCGGCATGTGCTTCACCGGGGGGTTCGCGATCGCGACGGCGGTGACGACCGACGACATCGCGGCCACCGTCGTGAGCCAACCCGCAGCCCCGTTCCCGGTGAGCCCCTCGCGGGCGAGGAGCATCGGCGTGCCCGCCGGCGAGCTCGAGCAGTATGCGGCATCCCGCATCGACCAGCCGGCGTGCGTGCTCGGGCTGCGCTTCTCGCGCGACCGCACGTCGGGCGACGCGAGACTCGTCGCCCTCGAGCGCCACCTCGGACGCGCCGCGCGGATCGTGCGCATCCCGTCGGGACGCGACAGCACCGACGGCACGCCCGGGAGCGCGCATTCCGTGCTCACGCGCGGCGTGCGCGAAGACCCGCCGAACCGCGCGTTCGAGGAGCGCGAGCACGTGTTCGCGTTCCTCCACGAGCGGCTCGGGCCGGCTGAGGCGCCTGGCTGAGGCGCCTGGCTGAGGCGTCCGACGGATCAGGCCGAAGCGGCACGCTCCCGCGAGGCGAGCACCTCGGGCACGTGCTGCTCGGCCCACTCCCGCATGGCCTGGATGGGCTCGAGCAGCGAGACCCCGAGCGGGGTGAGGGAGTACTCGACGCGCGGCGGCGAGTCCTGGAAGGCGCGACGGTCGATGAGCCCATCGTCCTCGAGCGCCCGCAGGGTCTCGGTGAGCACCTTGGGCGTCACGCGCCCGACCTGAGACTTCAGCTCCGTGAACCTGAGCGTTCCCGCACGCGCGAGCGCCAGGATCACGAGCATGGTCCAGCGCTCGCCGATGCGGCCGAACACGACGCGGCTCGGGCAGTCGGGGGCGAGCACGCTCCACTCGTCGGCGCCGATCTCCGCCGCGCCGATCTCCGCCGCGCCGATCTCCGCCGCGACGGTCGGCCCCGCGCCGGTCGCGCCGGCACTCGTGGCCGGCCCCTGCGATCCACCTTCGGATGTGACGGAGATGCGCATCGTGTGACTCCTGGTTTCGTCGGGGGAAGTTCCGTTGAAGATACCGGACGTCGATCCGTAGCGTGATCGGCATGACCATTCTCCTCACCGGTGCGACCGGTTACATCGGATCCGCCGTCCTCGACGCCCTCCTCGCCGACGGGCACGACGTGCTCGCCCTCGTCCGCAGCGACTCGGCGGCCGAACGCGTCGCCGAGCGCGGGGCGACCCCGCTCATCGGCGACGTGACGGATGTCGCGTGGTTCGCGCGCGTGCTCGCCGACACCGACGGCGCGATCCATGCTGCGGCGCCCGATGCCGACGCCGCCGCATTCAACGAGGCCGTCGTCGACGCCGCCGTGCAGGCGTACGCCGGAACCGGCAAGCGCTTCGTGCTCACGAGCGGGGTGTGGGAGTACGGCGACGGCGTGCTCGCCGACGACGACGCCCTCGCGCCGCCCGCGCTCGTCGCGTGGCGGGTGCCGATCGAGGAGCGGCTGCTCGCGTCGGGCATCGACGGGGTGATCGTGGCGCCCGGCATCGTCTACGGCCACGGCAAGGGCCTCCTGAGCCTCGTGACCGATGCCCCCGTGACCACGTCGGGCGAGCTCGTGCTGCTCGGCGACGGCGAGCAGCACTGGTCGTTCGTGCACGTCGACGACCTCGCGCAGCTCTACGTCGTGGCGCTCACGCACGCCGACGCGGCGGGTCGCGTGATCGCCTCCGACGGTGCGCCGCAGCGGGTGCGCGCGCTCGCCGAGGCGGCGGCCGCGGCATCCGGGGCCTCCGGAGTGGCGGCCGAAACCGCCGACGCGACGCGCGAACGGCTCGGCGCCGCGTTCGCCGACGCGCTGCTGCTCGACCAGTCGGCCGACGGGGCGAAGGCCCGCTCGCTGGGCTGGATCCCGGCGCGCGCGAGCGTGCTCGACGAGGTCGTGCCCGCGACCGCCTAGCGTCCCCGCCCGACTCCGCTCAGGCGCTCGCGAGGATCGA is drawn from Agromyces sp. Leaf222 and contains these coding sequences:
- a CDS encoding PucR family transcriptional regulator, with the translated sequence MSERREDRTIQTDRPTGMRLGDGLPTVREILSLEAVANGLPEVLAADELLDARVRWVHVSDSGGVARLLDGGELLLSTGSGWPTEPADLDAFIAGLVEAGLSGLVLELGVHYRYVPAVVEQSAREHGLALVVLHREVKFVALTEAVHNRIISEQTAALRARDEVRERFTALSLRGSPADFIVHQLAQTLGSAVVLENLAHEVVAAEVPPSIEETLFTNWEARSRLEHRRVEQARQRGRAGAGAAPASVPVPPPGSPDAWLIVPVEARGTRWGHLIALPGPAHAAGRTSVLEQGAIALALGRLADGSSDEWTRIGRQRLVDGLLAGRFAGVAGASARVEAAGLPVDGAVLYGIVATGAPVAAGAADVAARALAGRAIDGAANAAGAPGGARIVLLSVPKAVSDAQVQAFGLALVGGDTSAADRLVLSIGAAGAGLEGALGSVQEAADLARGPRARGARGLVVRRADDRPLIRLVTSLRDDHRLLQHSERMLAPLIEYDLARDGDLLSVLGAMLAHPGNRTAAAGASHLSRSVFYQRLALIGDLLGVDLDDGEVLTALHLALLVRRSAAR
- a CDS encoding VOC family protein; translated protein: MTATSIFVNFPTTDLDRAKAFYEALGFRINPDFTDENAACVVLSDTIYFMVLKREYLATFTDKQIIDPKTHAQMSIALSRDSRDEVDEVLAKGLSAGGSEPRPAQDLGFMYSRDLDDPDGNNLSFLFMEQAAAEQGPDAYLAEQGADQPSAATA
- a CDS encoding helix-turn-helix domain-containing protein, giving the protein MATRGARGYGQYGGAARALERVGDRWALLIVRDLLVGPRRYGDLKAGLPRIPTNILSDRLKELQEAGVLRRVPTVRGGYELTPLGRDLEPVITALERWGWSVLGAPGDDETVSADSLAFALRAAFRADAAAALPPTEYVLHVGPVSLSAIVVGRTLDVVPVGAGALPQPRRRSALEPVPSGVLELLVEPGALPGLLSGAPEGERGLTVVAGGDELLERFGTTFRIEPATPTTDAEGAVAA
- a CDS encoding cupin domain-containing protein, with amino-acid sequence MTPTDRLDAATVTDAATALLPHEPVSADQLVEGSPATGHLVLDRSRDDARTVGVWEMTPGAMRDIEADEVFVVLAGDATVDFESPELPSIELAPGSVVRLEAGMRTVWTVRETLRKVYVAP
- a CDS encoding FAD-binding oxidoreductase, translated to MGTTVFERRRPPASVVEHALKPTRHAVFWLEDLPEGATGGRPKLAGTRVADLVVVGGGYTGLWSAVLAKRRNPNARVVLIEAKSIGWAASGRNGGFCEASLTHGHENGMSRWPDEMPTLTRLGLENLDAIEASEAELGIDFHFERTGQLAPAIEEHQVEWLREMHADAVAEGDDSVVFLDEREVQASVASPTYLAGVWEKRTNGMLHPARLASELARVAEELGVEVFEHSPVQRLETPGSTGAVSVITEGGRVDATHAVLATNVFPSLLKRNRLMTVPVYDYVLMTEPLSPQQLADIGWNDRQGIGDMANQFHYYRLSKDNRILFGGYDAIYHYGRRVRSSYERRPETWQTLASHFFTTFPQLEGLQFSHQWAGAIDTSTQFTAFFGTARDHRVAYAAGFTGLGVGSTRFAAETMLDLLERRENERTQLAMVRKRPLPFPPEPAASIGINATRWSLDRADHDGGRRNLLLKTLDALGLGFDS
- a CDS encoding helix-turn-helix transcriptional regulator, with protein sequence MITADRSTRPVVAASRAGGQAVVVERTGRPEIGLESGAEPTTEVDALTLGRRIRERRTARGMTLGELAAAIERAPSQVSAIENGKREPRLSMLRTIALALGTTADELLKTDAPSERAALEIAVERAQRGPVFAALGLPSFRVAKGMSDQTLTTILALHQEIDRLHRERAATPEEARRANAQLRAEMRARDNFYPELEAKAAELLEAVGHTGGPVSHQLVADMAGHLGYSLHYVGDLPHSTRSVTDKRNGRVYLPTAQSPSRDSRSPILQALASHLLGHHEPRDYAEFLRQRIETNYLTAAILLPEQATVRFLTEAKNLRRISMEDLRDAFAVSYETAAHRFTNVATARLDIPVHFTKVHESGTIIKAYENDRVRFPSDALGAIEGTTMCRNWTARTVFDVEDRFSPWYQYTDTSSGTFWCTSRIEKAKEGEYSVSVGVPFEHVKWFRGRETPHRAVSRCPDPSCCQAPAGLAERWADASWPAARTPTSLLAALPTGTFPGVDQTEVFQFLEAHAPSA
- a CDS encoding VOC family protein, producing the protein MLRGIATVNCYVEDPAAAAAWYAEVLGIEPYFTRSGPDGTAAYVEFRIGDHQQELGFIDRRYSPAGLTSGTGGTIIHWHTDDLEGALARLLELGATPLLPITEHGPGFVTASVIDPFGTVLGVMTNTHYLEMLGAEAAPATA
- a CDS encoding YafY family protein: MRADRLVATLLLMQARGRVTAAELAEELEISVATARRDLEALSAAGIPVYPQAGRGGGWQLLGEGRTDLSGFTASEARALFLTLGPRAGESEASRSALRKVMRALPETFRAEAEAAAESVIVEAGGWGASAVRPAAVAVLQAAVLERRAVRFDYAAWGKPARSRTAHPLGLIDKGGTWYLIAEPVPDAAGGRAGARATEAAGGRDDHGRAPETSATALRSYRVDRLTDAEALDERFDPPVGFDLDAAWAELSADVGRARTRATATVLVDAAVLDEFRGWVGGTELVDGVAPDPTGRVLVRVTAPSEEALARRLCAWIEGAEVVEPDGVRRRLAAFGARLVEAYGPSVTAG
- a CDS encoding cysteine hydrolase family protein, with protein sequence MTRTLLIIDIQNDYFPGGAHPLVGPEAAAAAAARLLASHREAGQPVVHVQHVWDAPDAAFFAPGTAGVEIHPLVAPAEGEPVVVKAHPNSFLETDLDERLRAAGADTDGVVIVGMMSSMCIDATVRAAADRGYSVTVAHDACAAPDLTFGDEVVPAAQVHAAFMAALGDSYAEVVSVDELLGSDTSA
- a CDS encoding dienelactone hydrolase family protein, translated to MTEVDTVPELSRWRRTMVSDGTLAVECLERGDGPGVILLPEIPGIMPGTIALGDLLVEQGFTVVMPSLFGVPGRRPGKLGQAAAVAKLCVMAEFRAFSLDLRGPVTDFLRLVAAELAARTPGRGVGMVGMCFTGGFAIATAVTTDDIAATVVSQPAAPFPVSPSRARSIGVPAGELEQYAASRIDQPACVLGLRFSRDRTSGDARLVALERHLGRAARIVRIPSGRDSTDGTPGSAHSVLTRGVREDPPNRAFEEREHVFAFLHERLGPAEAPG
- a CDS encoding helix-turn-helix domain-containing protein — protein: MRISVTSEGGSQGPATSAGATGAGPTVAAEIGAAEIGAAEIGADEWSVLAPDCPSRVVFGRIGERWTMLVILALARAGTLRFTELKSQVGRVTPKVLTETLRALEDDGLIDRRAFQDSPPRVEYSLTPLGVSLLEPIQAMREWAEQHVPEVLASRERAASA
- a CDS encoding NAD-dependent epimerase/dehydratase family protein — its product is MTILLTGATGYIGSAVLDALLADGHDVLALVRSDSAAERVAERGATPLIGDVTDVAWFARVLADTDGAIHAAAPDADAAAFNEAVVDAAVQAYAGTGKRFVLTSGVWEYGDGVLADDDALAPPALVAWRVPIEERLLASGIDGVIVAPGIVYGHGKGLLSLVTDAPVTTSGELVLLGDGEQHWSFVHVDDLAQLYVVALTHADAAGRVIASDGAPQRVRALAEAAAAASGASGVAAETADATRERLGAAFADALLLDQSADGAKARSLGWIPARASVLDEVVPATA